The following proteins are co-located in the Vigna angularis cultivar LongXiaoDou No.4 chromosome 2, ASM1680809v1, whole genome shotgun sequence genome:
- the LOC108327407 gene encoding G-type lectin S-receptor-like serine/threonine-protein kinase At1g11300: MLCFYVLDVVATDTITPSESIKDPETIISKDGNFTLGFFIPPNSTNTYVGIWWKSQSTVVWVANRNQPLNDSSGVVSFSEDGNLLVLNGDQVLWSSTIVSNTSSITCARLSDEGKLEITETTVGNSLWDSFQEPSDTLLPQMKISSNRTGRGVRLTSWMNPSNPSVGNFSLGVVERGKIVEVFIWNETRPYWRSGPWSVGVFTGVEHMASAYLNSFSVVDGEVSYNPSASEFGIYVLNSQGQFEEKYWDDEKKELELTWTSKQSDCDVYGVCGSFAICDGHNQGTNGSPICSCLEGFEPNNKEEWDAQNWTGGCFRSTPLQCERVKDENTTTDTNVDQFLELQMVKVPDFSEWSSAEPETCRSQCLENCSCVAYSHDDGIGCMFWNDNLLDIQQLSSRGLNLYVRVDSSELEHDEGKKTAIIITITVIIGIVIIVTSACVIWRRTSCRPAKIWYSIKSAMKRGKKGFLCFKNDEPLEQTGNKVFEELSRVKLQELLLFDFEKLATATNNFHQSNKLGQGGFGPVYKGKLPNGQEIAVKRLSRASGQGQEEFMNEVVVISKLQHRNLVRLFGCCIEGDEKMLIYEYLPNKSLDVLIFDPSKSKLLDWRKRCGIIEGIARGLLYLHRDSRLKIIHRDLKTSNILLDEELNPKISDFGMARIFGGTEDHANTNRIVGTYGYMSPEYAMQGLFSEKSDVFSFGVLLLEIVSGRRNSSFYADEHSLTLLGYTWAQWKEGNILSLIDSEIYDPNDHEDMLRLIHIGLLCVQELASDRPTMATVVSMLNSDVVFLPPPSQPAFIRVQNVVNSELSEKSQRVCSVNIISITEIRGR; encoded by the exons atgCTGTGTTTTTATGTGTTGGACGTTGTTGCCACAGACACCATCACACCATCAGAATCCATCAAGGATCCAGAAACTATAATCTCCAAAGATGGTAATTTCACTTTGGGGTTCTTCATTCCTCCAAACTCGACAAACACTTACGTTGGAATTTGGTGGAAGTCTCAATCTACAGTCGTATGGGTTGCCAACAGAAATCAACCACTGAATGATTCGTCAGGAGTTGTTTCCTTTTCTGAAGACGGCAATCTTTTGGTGCTGAATGGAGATCAAGTTCTTTGGTCGTCAACAATTGTGTCAAACACATCCTCCATTACATGTGCCCGGCTTTCAGACGAGGGGAAGCTTGAAATCACAGAAACTACAGTAGGGAACAGCTTATGGGATAGTTTTCAAGAACCTTCAGATACATTACTGCCCCAAATGAAAATTTCAAGCAATAGAACAGGTAGGGGAGTAAGACTTACATCATGGATGAACCCTTCTAATCCCTCTGTTGGGAACTTCTCTTTGGGTGTTGTTGAACGCGGAAAAATCGTTGAAGTGTTCATTTGGAATGAAACTCGACCATACTGGCGCAGTGGTCCTTGGAGCGTTGGGGTCTTTACAGGGGTAGAGCACATGGCTAGTGCATATCTAAATAGCTTTTCTGTTGTAGACGGTGAAGTCTCTTATAACCCAAGTGCATCTGAATTTGGAATCTACGTTCTGAATTCTCAAGGTcagtttgaagaaaaatattggGATGATGAGAAGAAAGAACTAGAACTTACTTGGACGAGTAAACAATCGGATTGTGATGTTTATGGTGTATGCGGGTCGTTTGCAATTTGTGATGGACACAACCAAGGAACAAATGGCTCACCGATATGCAGCTGTTTGGAAGGGTTTGAGCCAAACAACAAAGAGGAATGGGATGCACAAAACTGGACTGGTGGATGTTTCAGGAGCACACCCTTGCAGTGTGAAAGAGTTAAAGATGAAAACACAACTACAGATACAAATGTAGATCAATTTTTGGAACTGCAAATGGTGAAAGTTCCAGATTTTTCTGAATGGTCTAGTGCTGAGCCAGAGACATGCAGAAGCCAATGCTTGGAAAATTGCTCTTGTGTTGCGTATTCTCACGATGATGGGATTGGTTGTATGTTTTGGAATGACAATCTACTAGACATCCAACAACTCTCAAGTCGAGGACTTAATCTATATGTTCGTGTAGACTCTTCTGAACTTGAACATG ATGAAGGGAAAAAGACAGCAATTATCATTACAATAACAGTGATAATAGGAATTGTGATCATTGTCACTTCTGCATGTGTAATATGGAGGAGGACTTCCTGTCGTCCAG CTAAAATATGGTACTCAATCAAATCAGCAATGAAAAGGGGCAAGAAAGGTTTTTTATGTTTCAAGAACGATGAACCATTAGAACAAACAGGCAACAAAGTATTTGAAGAACTGTCACGAGTTAAACTACAGGAGCTGCTCCTGTTTGATTTTGAAAAGCTTGCGACTGCCACAAACAACTTCCACCAGTCCAACAAACTTGGGCAGGGTGGTTTTGGTCCTGTTTACAAG gggAAACTGCCAAATGGACAAGAAATAGCAGTTAAAAGACTTTCTAGAGCCTCTGGACAAGGTCAAGAAGAATTCATGAATGAAGTAGTGGTCATTTCCAAGCTTCAACATCGTAATCTTGTAAGACTTTTTGGCTGTTGCATTGAAGGTGACGAAAAGATGTTGATCTATGAATACTTGCCAAATAAAAGCTTGGATGTATTAATCTTTG ATCCATCAAAAAGTAAACTCCTAGATTGGAGGAAGCGCTGTGGCATAATAGAAGGAATAGCTCGAGGGTTGCTTTATCTTCATAGAGACTCTAGACTAAAAATTATACACAGAGATTTGAAGACAAGTAATATCTTGTTAGATGAAGAGCTAAATCCAAAAATATCAGACTTTGGTATGGCTAGAATCTTTGGAGGAACAGAAGATCACGCTAATACTAATAGGATTGTTGGGACATA TGGCTACATGTCCCCTGAATATGCAATGCAAGGACTGTTTTCAGAGAAATCGGATGTCTTTAGCTTTGGTGTTTTGCTGCTAGAGATTGTTAGTGGAAGAAGAAACTCAAGCTTTTATGCTGATGAGCATTCTCTTACCCTTTTAGGATAT ACCTGGGCACAGTGGAAAGAAGGcaatatattatctttaataGATTCAGAAATATATGATCCTAATGATCATGAAGATATGTTAAGGCTCATTCACATAGGACTTTTATGTGTACAAGAACTTGCTTCAGACAGACCCACAATGGCTACAGTAGTTTCTATGCTTAATAGTGATGTTGTCTTTCTTCCTCCTCCAAGTCAACCTGCATTCATCCGGGTGCAAAACGTGGTTAATTCAGAGTTGTCTGAAAAAAGTCAAAGAGTTTGTTCCGTGAATATTATTAGTATTACAGAAATCCGTGGTAGGTAG